The following are encoded together in the Echeneis naucrates chromosome 9, fEcheNa1.1, whole genome shotgun sequence genome:
- the git2a gene encoding ARF GTPase-activating protein GIT2a isoform X2: MSKRLRNTEVCADCSVPEPRWASVNRGVLICDECCSVHRSLGRHSSQVRHLTHTPWPPTQLKMVQTLYSNGANSIWEHSLLDPASVMSGKRKANPQDKLHPNKSEFIRAKYQMLAFVHRLPCREDDSSTAKDLSKQLHSSVRTGNLETCLRLLSLGAQANFFHPEKGNTPLHVAAKAGQVSQAELLTVYGADPGAPDTKGKTPIDYAREAGHHDLADRLVEIQYELTDRLSFYLCGRKPDHKNGQHFIVPQMADSSLDLSELAKAAKKKLQSLSNHLFEELAMDVYDEVDRRETDAVWLATQNHSTLVTETTVVPFLPVNPEYSSTRNQGRQKLARFNAHEFATLVIDILSDAKRRQQGNSVTSPKDNVELILMSVSVRHCSDSQDNDQPDYDSVASDEDTDQELPSSKGDRTKVLLDSDLSDSPITMQEYMEVKNALSVSEAKIQQLMKANNNLSDELRLMQKKLQSLQIENTSLRRQVTTNIYQIPSGSDYPDPSSPSALKRRQSARASRPMSMYETGSGLKPYLPKGETPYPEEGIPTLQPFPAHTEKGAFVTTSSSLPSFPSTLSWSKDESAQKASKLEKQSSMPESDYDNTFYDSEMDESGLCRRGRLRSSGWLGEGSSSIPELDDLEKESDPTLPSTEDVIRKTEQITKNIQELLRAAQENKHDSFIPCSERIHVAVTEMAALFPKRPRSETVRGSLRLLTSSAYRLQSECRKAVPSEGCPGPDMQLVTQQVIQCAYDIAKAAKQLVTITTKENTN, translated from the exons ATGTCCAAACGCCTGAGAAACACCGAGGTGTGTGCGGACTGCAGTGTCCCAG AACCTCGCTGGGCCTCTGTAAACAGGGGTGTGTTGATTTGTGATGAGTGCTGCAGTGTTCATCGAAGTCTGGGAAGACACAGCTCCCAAGTTCGCCACCTTACGCACACGCCATGGCCTCCCACACAGCTGAAG ATGGTTCAGACGTTATACAGCAATGGTGCTAATTCTATATGGGAGCACTCTCTTCTGGACCCTGCATCTGTGATGAGTGGAAAACGCAAGGCCAACCCTCAGGACAAACTGCA TCCAAACAAATCAGAGTTTATAAGAGCCAAATATCAAATGCTGGCATTTGTCCATCGCCTGCCCTGCAGAGAGGATGACAGCTCGACAGCCAAGGATTTAAGCAAG CAACTTCACTCTAGTGTACGCACTGGGAATCTTGAGACTTGTTTGAGGTTGCTATCCCTGGGAGCACAAGCAAATTTTTTTCACCCT gaaaaaggaaacactcCCTTGCATGTAGCTGCTAAGGCAGGGCAAGTATCTCAGGCTGAACTGTTAACTGTCTATGGGGCAGATCCTGGAGCCCCGGACACCAAAGGCAAAACTCCTATTGATTATGCAAG GGAAGCTGGCCACCATGACCTGGCAGATAGACTGGTGGAGATTCAGTATGAACTCACTGATCGACTGTCGTTTTATctgtgtgggaggaaaccag ATCATAAAAATGGCCAACACTTCATTGTTCCACAGATGGCTGACAG cagtttAGATTTGTCTGAACTGGCCaaagcagcaaagaagaaaCTACAGTCT CTCAGTAATCATTTATTTGAAGAGCTGGCCATGGATGTGTACGATGAAGTTGACAGACGAGAGACCGATGCAG TGTGGTTGGCCACACAGAATCACAGCACTCTGGTGACAGAGACAACAGTAGTGCCTTTCCTCCCTGTGAATCCAGAATATTCATCAACACGAAACCAG GGACGCCAGAAACTTGCAAGGTTCAATGCACATGAATTTGCAACTCTTGTGATTGACATACTCAGTGATGCTAAGCGGAGACAGCAGGGGAACTCAGTAACCAGTCCCAAAG ATAATGTTGAACTCATCTTGatgagtgtgtctgtcaggCACTGTAGCGATAGCCAGGACAATGACCAGCCTGACTATGATAGCGTGGCGTCTGATGAGGATACAGATCAAGAGCTCCCCTCCAGCAAAGGAGATAGGACTAAGGTACT TCTGGACTCTGACCTCTCAGATTCGCCCATCACTATGCAAGAATACATGGAGGTGAAAAAtgcactctctgtctctgaagcCAAGATTCAACAGCTCATGAAAGCCAACAACAACCTGAGTGATGAGCTGAGGCTCATGCAGAAAAAG CTGCAATCTCTGCAAATCGAGAACACCTCTCTCAGGCGGCAGGTCACAACCAATATCTATCAGATCCCCAGCGGTTCAGACTACCCTGACCCCTCCAGTCCCTCAGCCCTGAAACGCCGGCAGTCTGCGCGGGCCAGTCGGCCCATGTCTATGTATGAGACTGGCTCAGGCCTGAAGCCTTATCTCCCTAAAGGGGAAACTCCCTACCCAGAGGAGGGTATCCCTACCCTGCAACCCTTCCCAGCTCAT ACGGAAAAGGGCGCTTTTGTGACAACCTCTTCATCCCTCCCCTCATTTCCATCCACCCTGTCTTGGTCGAAGGATGAAAGTGCTCAAAAG GCCTCAAAGTTAGAGAAGCAAAGCAGCATGCCAGAAAGCGATTATGATAACACATTCTATGACTCTGAGATGGATGAGTCAGG ATTGTGCAGgagagggaggctgaggagcagTGGCTGGCTCGGAGAGGGCAGCAGCTCCATCCCTGAACTTGATGATCTGGAAAAGGAATCGGACCCCACTCTTCCCAGCACAGAGGACGTCATCCGCAAAACTGAACAGATCACCAAGAATATCCAAGAGCTGCTGCGAGCTGCTCAGGAGAACAAACATGACAG CTTCATACCCTGCTCAGAAAGAATACACGTGGCTGTAACAGAAATGGCTGCTCTCTTTCCCAAG AGGCCACGCTCAGAGACAGTTAGAGGCTCTCTGCGCTTATTGACCTCCAGCGCATACCGACTTCAGAGCGAGTGCAGAAAGGCGGTGCCCTCAGAGGGCTGCCCAGGACCGGACATGCAGCTGGTCACTCAGCAGGTCATCCAATGTGCTTATGACATTGCCAAGGCCGCCAAACAGCTTGTGACCATCACCACAAAGGAGAATACCAACTAA
- the git2a gene encoding ARF GTPase-activating protein GIT2a isoform X1 has protein sequence MSKRLRNTEVCADCSVPEPRWASVNRGVLICDECCSVHRSLGRHSSQVRHLTHTPWPPTQLKMVQTLYSNGANSIWEHSLLDPASVMSGKRKANPQDKLHPNKSEFIRAKYQMLAFVHRLPCREDDSSTAKDLSKQLHSSVRTGNLETCLRLLSLGAQANFFHPEKGNTPLHVAAKAGQVSQAELLTVYGADPGAPDTKGKTPIDYAREAGHHDLADRLVEIQYELTDRLSFYLCGRKPDHKNGQHFIVPQMADSSLDLSELAKAAKKKLQSLSNHLFEELAMDVYDEVDRRETDAVWLATQNHSTLVTETTVVPFLPVNPEYSSTRNQGRQKLARFNAHEFATLVIDILSDAKRRQQGNSVTSPKDNVELILMSVSVRHCSDSQDNDQPDYDSVASDEDTDQELPSSKGDRTKSLDSDLSDSPITMQEYMEVKNALSVSEAKIQQLMKANNNLSDELRLMQKKLQSLQIENTSLRRQVTTNIYQIPSGSDYPDPSSPSALKRRQSARASRPMSMYETGSGLKPYLPKGETPYPEEGIPTLQPFPAHTEKGAFVTTSSSLPSFPSTLSWSKDESAQKASKLEKQSSMPESDYDNTFYDSEMDESGLCRRGRLRSSGWLGEGSSSIPELDDLEKESDPTLPSTEDVIRKTEQITKNIQELLRAAQENKHDSFIPCSERIHVAVTEMAALFPKRPRSETVRGSLRLLTSSAYRLQSECRKAVPSEGCPGPDMQLVTQQVIQCAYDIAKAAKQLVTITTKENTN, from the exons ATGTCCAAACGCCTGAGAAACACCGAGGTGTGTGCGGACTGCAGTGTCCCAG AACCTCGCTGGGCCTCTGTAAACAGGGGTGTGTTGATTTGTGATGAGTGCTGCAGTGTTCATCGAAGTCTGGGAAGACACAGCTCCCAAGTTCGCCACCTTACGCACACGCCATGGCCTCCCACACAGCTGAAG ATGGTTCAGACGTTATACAGCAATGGTGCTAATTCTATATGGGAGCACTCTCTTCTGGACCCTGCATCTGTGATGAGTGGAAAACGCAAGGCCAACCCTCAGGACAAACTGCA TCCAAACAAATCAGAGTTTATAAGAGCCAAATATCAAATGCTGGCATTTGTCCATCGCCTGCCCTGCAGAGAGGATGACAGCTCGACAGCCAAGGATTTAAGCAAG CAACTTCACTCTAGTGTACGCACTGGGAATCTTGAGACTTGTTTGAGGTTGCTATCCCTGGGAGCACAAGCAAATTTTTTTCACCCT gaaaaaggaaacactcCCTTGCATGTAGCTGCTAAGGCAGGGCAAGTATCTCAGGCTGAACTGTTAACTGTCTATGGGGCAGATCCTGGAGCCCCGGACACCAAAGGCAAAACTCCTATTGATTATGCAAG GGAAGCTGGCCACCATGACCTGGCAGATAGACTGGTGGAGATTCAGTATGAACTCACTGATCGACTGTCGTTTTATctgtgtgggaggaaaccag ATCATAAAAATGGCCAACACTTCATTGTTCCACAGATGGCTGACAG cagtttAGATTTGTCTGAACTGGCCaaagcagcaaagaagaaaCTACAGTCT CTCAGTAATCATTTATTTGAAGAGCTGGCCATGGATGTGTACGATGAAGTTGACAGACGAGAGACCGATGCAG TGTGGTTGGCCACACAGAATCACAGCACTCTGGTGACAGAGACAACAGTAGTGCCTTTCCTCCCTGTGAATCCAGAATATTCATCAACACGAAACCAG GGACGCCAGAAACTTGCAAGGTTCAATGCACATGAATTTGCAACTCTTGTGATTGACATACTCAGTGATGCTAAGCGGAGACAGCAGGGGAACTCAGTAACCAGTCCCAAAG ATAATGTTGAACTCATCTTGatgagtgtgtctgtcaggCACTGTAGCGATAGCCAGGACAATGACCAGCCTGACTATGATAGCGTGGCGTCTGATGAGGATACAGATCAAGAGCTCCCCTCCAGCAAAGGAGATAGGACTAAG AGTCTGGACTCTGACCTCTCAGATTCGCCCATCACTATGCAAGAATACATGGAGGTGAAAAAtgcactctctgtctctgaagcCAAGATTCAACAGCTCATGAAAGCCAACAACAACCTGAGTGATGAGCTGAGGCTCATGCAGAAAAAG CTGCAATCTCTGCAAATCGAGAACACCTCTCTCAGGCGGCAGGTCACAACCAATATCTATCAGATCCCCAGCGGTTCAGACTACCCTGACCCCTCCAGTCCCTCAGCCCTGAAACGCCGGCAGTCTGCGCGGGCCAGTCGGCCCATGTCTATGTATGAGACTGGCTCAGGCCTGAAGCCTTATCTCCCTAAAGGGGAAACTCCCTACCCAGAGGAGGGTATCCCTACCCTGCAACCCTTCCCAGCTCAT ACGGAAAAGGGCGCTTTTGTGACAACCTCTTCATCCCTCCCCTCATTTCCATCCACCCTGTCTTGGTCGAAGGATGAAAGTGCTCAAAAG GCCTCAAAGTTAGAGAAGCAAAGCAGCATGCCAGAAAGCGATTATGATAACACATTCTATGACTCTGAGATGGATGAGTCAGG ATTGTGCAGgagagggaggctgaggagcagTGGCTGGCTCGGAGAGGGCAGCAGCTCCATCCCTGAACTTGATGATCTGGAAAAGGAATCGGACCCCACTCTTCCCAGCACAGAGGACGTCATCCGCAAAACTGAACAGATCACCAAGAATATCCAAGAGCTGCTGCGAGCTGCTCAGGAGAACAAACATGACAG CTTCATACCCTGCTCAGAAAGAATACACGTGGCTGTAACAGAAATGGCTGCTCTCTTTCCCAAG AGGCCACGCTCAGAGACAGTTAGAGGCTCTCTGCGCTTATTGACCTCCAGCGCATACCGACTTCAGAGCGAGTGCAGAAAGGCGGTGCCCTCAGAGGGCTGCCCAGGACCGGACATGCAGCTGGTCACTCAGCAGGTCATCCAATGTGCTTATGACATTGCCAAGGCCGCCAAACAGCTTGTGACCATCACCACAAAGGAGAATACCAACTAA
- the git2a gene encoding ARF GTPase-activating protein GIT2a isoform X7, with product MSKRLRNTEVCADCSVPEPRWASVNRGVLICDECCSVHRSLGRHSSQVRHLTHTPWPPTQLKMVQTLYSNGANSIWEHSLLDPASVMSGKRKANPQDKLHPNKSEFIRAKYQMLAFVHRLPCREDDSSTAKDLSKQLHSSVRTGNLETCLRLLSLGAQANFFHPEKGNTPLHVAAKAGQVSQAELLTVYGADPGAPDTKGKTPIDYAREAGHHDLADRLVEIQYELTDRLSFYLCGRKPDHKNGQHFIVPQMADSSLDLSELAKAAKKKLQSLSNHLFEELAMDVYDEVDRRETDAVWLATQNHSTLVTETTVVPFLPVNPEYSSTRNQGRQKLARFNAHEFATLVIDILSDAKRRQQGNSVTSPKDNVELILMSVSVRHCSDSQDNDQPDYDSVASDEDTDQELPSSKGDRTKLQSLQIENTSLRRQVTTNIYQIPSGSDYPDPSSPSALKRRQSARASRPMSMYETGSGLKPYLPKGETPYPEEGIPTLQPFPAHASKLEKQSSMPESDYDNTFYDSEMDESGLCRRGRLRSSGWLGEGSSSIPELDDLEKESDPTLPSTEDVIRKTEQITKNIQELLRAAQENKHDSFIPCSERIHVAVTEMAALFPKRPRSETVRGSLRLLTSSAYRLQSECRKAVPSEGCPGPDMQLVTQQVIQCAYDIAKAAKQLVTITTKENTN from the exons ATGTCCAAACGCCTGAGAAACACCGAGGTGTGTGCGGACTGCAGTGTCCCAG AACCTCGCTGGGCCTCTGTAAACAGGGGTGTGTTGATTTGTGATGAGTGCTGCAGTGTTCATCGAAGTCTGGGAAGACACAGCTCCCAAGTTCGCCACCTTACGCACACGCCATGGCCTCCCACACAGCTGAAG ATGGTTCAGACGTTATACAGCAATGGTGCTAATTCTATATGGGAGCACTCTCTTCTGGACCCTGCATCTGTGATGAGTGGAAAACGCAAGGCCAACCCTCAGGACAAACTGCA TCCAAACAAATCAGAGTTTATAAGAGCCAAATATCAAATGCTGGCATTTGTCCATCGCCTGCCCTGCAGAGAGGATGACAGCTCGACAGCCAAGGATTTAAGCAAG CAACTTCACTCTAGTGTACGCACTGGGAATCTTGAGACTTGTTTGAGGTTGCTATCCCTGGGAGCACAAGCAAATTTTTTTCACCCT gaaaaaggaaacactcCCTTGCATGTAGCTGCTAAGGCAGGGCAAGTATCTCAGGCTGAACTGTTAACTGTCTATGGGGCAGATCCTGGAGCCCCGGACACCAAAGGCAAAACTCCTATTGATTATGCAAG GGAAGCTGGCCACCATGACCTGGCAGATAGACTGGTGGAGATTCAGTATGAACTCACTGATCGACTGTCGTTTTATctgtgtgggaggaaaccag ATCATAAAAATGGCCAACACTTCATTGTTCCACAGATGGCTGACAG cagtttAGATTTGTCTGAACTGGCCaaagcagcaaagaagaaaCTACAGTCT CTCAGTAATCATTTATTTGAAGAGCTGGCCATGGATGTGTACGATGAAGTTGACAGACGAGAGACCGATGCAG TGTGGTTGGCCACACAGAATCACAGCACTCTGGTGACAGAGACAACAGTAGTGCCTTTCCTCCCTGTGAATCCAGAATATTCATCAACACGAAACCAG GGACGCCAGAAACTTGCAAGGTTCAATGCACATGAATTTGCAACTCTTGTGATTGACATACTCAGTGATGCTAAGCGGAGACAGCAGGGGAACTCAGTAACCAGTCCCAAAG ATAATGTTGAACTCATCTTGatgagtgtgtctgtcaggCACTGTAGCGATAGCCAGGACAATGACCAGCCTGACTATGATAGCGTGGCGTCTGATGAGGATACAGATCAAGAGCTCCCCTCCAGCAAAGGAGATAGGACTAAG CTGCAATCTCTGCAAATCGAGAACACCTCTCTCAGGCGGCAGGTCACAACCAATATCTATCAGATCCCCAGCGGTTCAGACTACCCTGACCCCTCCAGTCCCTCAGCCCTGAAACGCCGGCAGTCTGCGCGGGCCAGTCGGCCCATGTCTATGTATGAGACTGGCTCAGGCCTGAAGCCTTATCTCCCTAAAGGGGAAACTCCCTACCCAGAGGAGGGTATCCCTACCCTGCAACCCTTCCCAGCTCAT GCCTCAAAGTTAGAGAAGCAAAGCAGCATGCCAGAAAGCGATTATGATAACACATTCTATGACTCTGAGATGGATGAGTCAGG ATTGTGCAGgagagggaggctgaggagcagTGGCTGGCTCGGAGAGGGCAGCAGCTCCATCCCTGAACTTGATGATCTGGAAAAGGAATCGGACCCCACTCTTCCCAGCACAGAGGACGTCATCCGCAAAACTGAACAGATCACCAAGAATATCCAAGAGCTGCTGCGAGCTGCTCAGGAGAACAAACATGACAG CTTCATACCCTGCTCAGAAAGAATACACGTGGCTGTAACAGAAATGGCTGCTCTCTTTCCCAAG AGGCCACGCTCAGAGACAGTTAGAGGCTCTCTGCGCTTATTGACCTCCAGCGCATACCGACTTCAGAGCGAGTGCAGAAAGGCGGTGCCCTCAGAGGGCTGCCCAGGACCGGACATGCAGCTGGTCACTCAGCAGGTCATCCAATGTGCTTATGACATTGCCAAGGCCGCCAAACAGCTTGTGACCATCACCACAAAGGAGAATACCAACTAA
- the git2a gene encoding ARF GTPase-activating protein GIT2a isoform X3 — translation MSKRLRNTEVCADCSVPEPRWASVNRGVLICDECCSVHRSLGRHSSQVRHLTHTPWPPTQLKMVQTLYSNGANSIWEHSLLDPASVMSGKRKANPQDKLHPNKSEFIRAKYQMLAFVHRLPCREDDSSTAKDLSKQLHSSVRTGNLETCLRLLSLGAQANFFHPEKGNTPLHVAAKAGQVSQAELLTVYGADPGAPDTKGKTPIDYAREAGHHDLADRLVEIQYELTDRLSFYLCGRKPDHKNGQHFIVPQMADSSLDLSELAKAAKKKLQSLSNHLFEELAMDVYDEVDRRETDAVWLATQNHSTLVTETTVVPFLPVNPEYSSTRNQGRQKLARFNAHEFATLVIDILSDAKRRQQGNSVTSPKDNVELILMSVSVRHCSDSQDNDQPDYDSVASDEDTDQELPSSKGDRTKSLDSDLSDSPITMQEYMEVKNALSVSEAKIQQLMKANNNLSDELRLMQKKLQSLQIENTSLRRQVTTNIYQIPSGSDYPDPSSPSALKRRQSARASRPMSMYETGSGLKPYLPKGETPYPEEGIPTLQPFPAHASKLEKQSSMPESDYDNTFYDSEMDESGLCRRGRLRSSGWLGEGSSSIPELDDLEKESDPTLPSTEDVIRKTEQITKNIQELLRAAQENKHDSFIPCSERIHVAVTEMAALFPKRPRSETVRGSLRLLTSSAYRLQSECRKAVPSEGCPGPDMQLVTQQVIQCAYDIAKAAKQLVTITTKENTN, via the exons ATGTCCAAACGCCTGAGAAACACCGAGGTGTGTGCGGACTGCAGTGTCCCAG AACCTCGCTGGGCCTCTGTAAACAGGGGTGTGTTGATTTGTGATGAGTGCTGCAGTGTTCATCGAAGTCTGGGAAGACACAGCTCCCAAGTTCGCCACCTTACGCACACGCCATGGCCTCCCACACAGCTGAAG ATGGTTCAGACGTTATACAGCAATGGTGCTAATTCTATATGGGAGCACTCTCTTCTGGACCCTGCATCTGTGATGAGTGGAAAACGCAAGGCCAACCCTCAGGACAAACTGCA TCCAAACAAATCAGAGTTTATAAGAGCCAAATATCAAATGCTGGCATTTGTCCATCGCCTGCCCTGCAGAGAGGATGACAGCTCGACAGCCAAGGATTTAAGCAAG CAACTTCACTCTAGTGTACGCACTGGGAATCTTGAGACTTGTTTGAGGTTGCTATCCCTGGGAGCACAAGCAAATTTTTTTCACCCT gaaaaaggaaacactcCCTTGCATGTAGCTGCTAAGGCAGGGCAAGTATCTCAGGCTGAACTGTTAACTGTCTATGGGGCAGATCCTGGAGCCCCGGACACCAAAGGCAAAACTCCTATTGATTATGCAAG GGAAGCTGGCCACCATGACCTGGCAGATAGACTGGTGGAGATTCAGTATGAACTCACTGATCGACTGTCGTTTTATctgtgtgggaggaaaccag ATCATAAAAATGGCCAACACTTCATTGTTCCACAGATGGCTGACAG cagtttAGATTTGTCTGAACTGGCCaaagcagcaaagaagaaaCTACAGTCT CTCAGTAATCATTTATTTGAAGAGCTGGCCATGGATGTGTACGATGAAGTTGACAGACGAGAGACCGATGCAG TGTGGTTGGCCACACAGAATCACAGCACTCTGGTGACAGAGACAACAGTAGTGCCTTTCCTCCCTGTGAATCCAGAATATTCATCAACACGAAACCAG GGACGCCAGAAACTTGCAAGGTTCAATGCACATGAATTTGCAACTCTTGTGATTGACATACTCAGTGATGCTAAGCGGAGACAGCAGGGGAACTCAGTAACCAGTCCCAAAG ATAATGTTGAACTCATCTTGatgagtgtgtctgtcaggCACTGTAGCGATAGCCAGGACAATGACCAGCCTGACTATGATAGCGTGGCGTCTGATGAGGATACAGATCAAGAGCTCCCCTCCAGCAAAGGAGATAGGACTAAG AGTCTGGACTCTGACCTCTCAGATTCGCCCATCACTATGCAAGAATACATGGAGGTGAAAAAtgcactctctgtctctgaagcCAAGATTCAACAGCTCATGAAAGCCAACAACAACCTGAGTGATGAGCTGAGGCTCATGCAGAAAAAG CTGCAATCTCTGCAAATCGAGAACACCTCTCTCAGGCGGCAGGTCACAACCAATATCTATCAGATCCCCAGCGGTTCAGACTACCCTGACCCCTCCAGTCCCTCAGCCCTGAAACGCCGGCAGTCTGCGCGGGCCAGTCGGCCCATGTCTATGTATGAGACTGGCTCAGGCCTGAAGCCTTATCTCCCTAAAGGGGAAACTCCCTACCCAGAGGAGGGTATCCCTACCCTGCAACCCTTCCCAGCTCAT GCCTCAAAGTTAGAGAAGCAAAGCAGCATGCCAGAAAGCGATTATGATAACACATTCTATGACTCTGAGATGGATGAGTCAGG ATTGTGCAGgagagggaggctgaggagcagTGGCTGGCTCGGAGAGGGCAGCAGCTCCATCCCTGAACTTGATGATCTGGAAAAGGAATCGGACCCCACTCTTCCCAGCACAGAGGACGTCATCCGCAAAACTGAACAGATCACCAAGAATATCCAAGAGCTGCTGCGAGCTGCTCAGGAGAACAAACATGACAG CTTCATACCCTGCTCAGAAAGAATACACGTGGCTGTAACAGAAATGGCTGCTCTCTTTCCCAAG AGGCCACGCTCAGAGACAGTTAGAGGCTCTCTGCGCTTATTGACCTCCAGCGCATACCGACTTCAGAGCGAGTGCAGAAAGGCGGTGCCCTCAGAGGGCTGCCCAGGACCGGACATGCAGCTGGTCACTCAGCAGGTCATCCAATGTGCTTATGACATTGCCAAGGCCGCCAAACAGCTTGTGACCATCACCACAAAGGAGAATACCAACTAA